A genomic stretch from Pontibacter liquoris includes:
- a CDS encoding thiolase family protein, producing MNNAYIVAGFRSAVGKAGRGGFRFTRPDDLAADVIKHLMASVPVLDPERVDDLIVGNAVPEAEQGLQIGRMISLLALPLSVSGMTVNRYCGSGLETIAIAANRISAGMSDCIVAGGTESMSLVPTAGWKTAPNYTIAKNNPDWYLSMGLTAEAVAADYNVSREDQDAFAFRSHQKAINAIKNGYFKEQIVPITVEETYLDENGKKKTRTYVVDTDEGPRADTSLEALARLKPVFAAGGTVTAGNSSQTSDGAAFVIVMSERMVKELNLEPIARLVAYGTGGVDPRIMGMGPIAAVPKALKQAGMTLNNIDLIEMNEAFAAQSIAVMRHLDFDPEKLNISGGAIALGHPLGCSGAKLSIQQFHDLRRTGGKFGLVTACVGGGQGVAGIYELLK from the coding sequence CTGATGGCGTCTGTGCCGGTACTGGACCCGGAGCGCGTAGACGACCTGATCGTAGGGAACGCCGTGCCCGAGGCCGAGCAGGGCCTGCAGATCGGCCGCATGATTTCGCTGCTGGCTCTGCCGCTGTCCGTGTCGGGTATGACGGTGAACCGCTATTGCGGCTCGGGCCTCGAAACCATCGCTATTGCCGCCAATCGCATTTCGGCGGGTATGTCTGACTGCATCGTGGCGGGTGGCACCGAGTCTATGTCGCTGGTACCAACGGCCGGCTGGAAAACAGCGCCCAACTATACGATCGCCAAAAACAACCCGGACTGGTACTTAAGTATGGGCCTAACGGCCGAGGCAGTGGCAGCCGATTACAATGTTTCACGTGAAGACCAGGATGCGTTTGCTTTCAGATCGCATCAGAAAGCTATCAATGCCATCAAAAACGGCTACTTCAAAGAGCAGATTGTGCCGATTACGGTAGAGGAAACCTACCTGGACGAGAACGGCAAAAAGAAAACCCGCACTTATGTGGTGGATACCGACGAAGGACCACGAGCCGATACTTCGCTGGAGGCATTGGCCCGCCTGAAGCCGGTGTTTGCAGCAGGCGGCACGGTAACAGCGGGTAATTCTTCTCAGACGTCTGATGGTGCTGCTTTCGTTATAGTGATGAGCGAACGCATGGTAAAAGAGCTCAACCTGGAGCCGATAGCCCGACTGGTGGCTTACGGCACAGGCGGGGTAGACCCGCGGATTATGGGCATGGGTCCGATTGCCGCGGTGCCAAAAGCCCTGAAGCAGGCCGGCATGACGCTGAACAACATCGACCTGATCGAAATGAACGAGGCGTTTGCCGCCCAGTCTATAGCTGTGATGCGCCACCTCGATTTCGATCCGGAGAAGCTCAACATCAGCGGCGGCGCCATCGCACTGGGCCACCCGCTGGGCTGCTCCGGTGCCAAACTCAGCATCCAGCAGTTCCACGACCTGCGCCGCACCGGTGGCAAGTTCGGCCTGGTCACCGCCTGTGTCGGCGGTGGCCAAGGCGTAGCTGGGATTTATGAACTACTAAAGTAG
- a CDS encoding acyl-CoA dehydrogenase family protein: MENATNQAAAIKGGEFLIKETSPQDVFIPAEFNEEQRMMAQTCKDFVQDEVMPLLDRLDNHEEGLMESLMKKAGELGLFAVSIPEQYGGLNMDFNTALLVTESVGGGHSFPVAFAAHTGIGTLPILYFGTEEQKQKYIPKLVSGEWMSSYCLTEPGSGSDALAAKTKAVLNEAGTHYILNGQKMWITNAGFADVFIVFAQVDGDKFTGFIVEKDYPGLSLGNEEHKMGIKGSSTRQVFFSDCQVPKENVLGQIGKGHLIAFNILNIGRIKLGAATLGAAKSVANISIKYANERVQFKLPISKFGAIRHKLAEQAIRIFGVESALYRAGTDIDRMEQELLASGKGENEALLGAAREFAVECAILKVEGSEALDYVVDEGVQIYGGYGFSADYPMDRAYRDSRINRIFEGTNEINRMLIVDMILKKGMSGELDLIGPAQAVQQELMEIPDFGDQEEGLFVSESKAIRNLKKAILLVAGTAVQKYMNSLAKEQEILMNVADMAIKTYVAESTLLRVQKLVGMKGEEAVANEIDMVRVLVNDAVDISFVAGKEAIAAMAEGDEQRLLFMGLKRFTKKELFNTKEARRRIAARLIEANEYVY, from the coding sequence ATGGAAAACGCAACTAACCAAGCCGCTGCAATTAAAGGCGGCGAGTTCCTGATAAAGGAAACCAGTCCGCAGGACGTATTCATTCCTGCCGAATTTAACGAAGAGCAACGCATGATGGCCCAGACCTGCAAAGACTTTGTGCAGGACGAGGTGATGCCGTTGCTCGACCGCCTCGATAACCACGAGGAAGGTTTGATGGAAAGCCTGATGAAAAAAGCAGGCGAGCTGGGCCTGTTTGCCGTGTCAATTCCCGAGCAGTACGGCGGCCTGAACATGGATTTTAACACCGCCCTGCTAGTAACAGAATCAGTAGGAGGGGGCCACTCCTTTCCGGTAGCTTTTGCGGCGCACACCGGTATCGGCACCTTGCCAATTTTATACTTCGGCACCGAAGAACAGAAGCAGAAGTATATTCCCAAGCTGGTGAGCGGAGAGTGGATGTCATCTTACTGCCTCACCGAGCCCGGCTCTGGTTCGGATGCGCTAGCAGCAAAAACCAAGGCGGTCTTAAATGAGGCCGGTACGCACTACATCCTCAATGGCCAGAAAATGTGGATCACTAACGCCGGTTTTGCCGATGTGTTCATTGTATTTGCGCAGGTGGATGGCGATAAGTTCACGGGCTTTATTGTGGAGAAAGATTATCCCGGCCTGAGCCTGGGTAACGAGGAGCACAAAATGGGCATCAAAGGCTCGTCTACCCGGCAGGTGTTCTTCTCCGATTGCCAGGTGCCAAAAGAGAACGTGCTGGGCCAGATCGGCAAAGGCCACCTGATCGCGTTTAACATTCTTAACATTGGACGCATAAAGTTGGGAGCGGCTACCTTGGGAGCTGCCAAAAGTGTGGCGAACATTTCCATTAAGTATGCCAACGAGCGGGTGCAGTTCAAGCTGCCAATCTCCAAGTTCGGCGCTATCCGGCACAAACTGGCCGAGCAGGCCATCCGCATCTTTGGCGTAGAGTCGGCGCTGTACCGTGCCGGCACCGACATCGACCGCATGGAGCAGGAGCTGCTGGCTTCCGGCAAAGGCGAGAACGAAGCCCTGCTGGGTGCTGCCCGCGAGTTTGCCGTAGAGTGCGCCATCCTGAAGGTGGAAGGCTCAGAAGCGCTGGATTACGTGGTAGACGAAGGCGTGCAGATTTACGGCGGGTATGGCTTCTCTGCCGATTACCCCATGGATCGCGCCTATCGCGACTCCCGCATCAACCGCATTTTTGAAGGCACCAACGAGATCAACCGCATGCTCATTGTGGACATGATCCTGAAAAAAGGCATGAGCGGCGAACTGGACCTGATCGGCCCGGCACAGGCCGTACAGCAGGAGCTGATGGAGATCCCGGATTTTGGAGACCAGGAAGAAGGCCTCTTCGTTTCTGAGAGCAAAGCCATCCGCAACCTTAAAAAAGCCATCCTGCTGGTAGCTGGTACAGCCGTACAAAAGTACATGAACTCGCTGGCCAAAGAGCAGGAGATCCTGATGAACGTGGCTGATATGGCCATCAAAACCTACGTGGCCGAGTCTACGTTGCTGCGCGTGCAGAAATTGGTCGGTATGAAAGGCGAGGAAGCTGTAGCCAACGAGATCGATATGGTGCGCGTGCTTGTAAACGATGCGGTAGATATAAGCTTTGTGGCCGGCAAAGAAGCCATTGCAGCCATGGCCGAAGGCGATGAGCAGCGCCTGTTGTTCATGGGCCTGAAGCGCTTCACCAAAAAGGAGCTTTTCAATACCAAAGAGGCACGCCGCCGCATTGCTGCCCGCCTGATAGAGGCAAACGAATACGTGTATTAA
- a CDS encoding four helix bundle protein: protein MHNFKELIIWKEAMELAKAVYQASSLFPLNEKYGLTSQINRSAVSVPSNIAEGAGRGSDKEFNQFLNIALGSAFELETQLLLAHAFGFITEERLKELLGPLRKIQRMID from the coding sequence ATGCACAATTTTAAGGAGTTGATTATTTGGAAAGAGGCAATGGAATTAGCAAAAGCTGTTTACCAGGCCTCATCCTTATTTCCTTTAAACGAAAAGTATGGTCTTACTTCTCAAATAAACAGGTCTGCGGTGTCTGTTCCTTCAAACATTGCTGAGGGAGCAGGAAGAGGCTCAGACAAAGAATTTAATCAATTCTTAAACATAGCGCTAGGATCGGCTTTTGAGCTTGAAACACAACTTCTTTTAGCCCATGCATTTGGTTTTATTACTGAAGAAAGGCTTAAGGAGCTCCTGGGGCCACTTCGTAAGATTCAGAGAATGATTGATTGA
- a CDS encoding glycosyltransferase family 2 protein, translating to MGITCLIPFYNERERISQVLEVITTIHAVTQVLCIDDGSTDGTAELIHRHCAGAEVVRLPYNKGKAAAIRFGLKYVRQEHVLLMDADLQDINKKELVAAIEAYTSHAAAIDMLILRRINAPWFVKWYRSDILLSGERLLRKYDLAQALLHPIKCYQLEVAINRYMLHHKKVVRWMPWSAINTYKVDKLGVIDGSRKEFKMYVDIVSYVGFAHMMLQLASFTKRLRHERQQKGYSNLKKQLALLTFKR from the coding sequence ATGGGAATAACCTGTTTGATCCCTTTTTACAATGAGCGCGAACGCATCAGCCAGGTATTGGAGGTAATTACAACTATACATGCTGTTACGCAGGTGCTTTGTATCGACGATGGCTCTACCGACGGAACAGCGGAGCTGATACACCGGCATTGCGCCGGGGCGGAGGTGGTGCGCCTGCCATACAACAAAGGAAAAGCGGCCGCTATCCGGTTCGGCCTGAAGTATGTGCGCCAGGAGCATGTGTTGCTGATGGATGCAGACCTGCAGGACATCAACAAAAAAGAACTGGTAGCCGCCATAGAAGCCTATACTTCTCATGCGGCAGCCATCGATATGCTGATACTCCGGCGCATCAACGCACCCTGGTTTGTGAAATGGTACCGCAGCGATATTCTGCTGTCGGGGGAGCGGCTGCTACGCAAGTATGACCTGGCGCAAGCCCTGCTGCATCCCATTAAATGCTACCAGCTGGAAGTGGCCATTAATCGCTACATGCTGCACCATAAAAAAGTGGTGCGCTGGATGCCCTGGTCGGCTATAAACACCTATAAAGTAGATAAACTGGGTGTGATCGACGGCTCGCGGAAAGAGTTTAAGATGTATGTGGATATTGTTTCTTATGTAGGATTCGCACACATGATGCTGCAACTGGCCTCCTTCACAAAACGGCTCCGCCACGAAAGGCAGCAAAAGGGATACTCGAACCTTAAAAAGCAGCTTGCCTTGCTCACCTTTAAAAGATAA